The Erinaceus europaeus chromosome 4, mEriEur2.1, whole genome shotgun sequence genomic sequence agggggagagagagagagacacctgcagccctgcttcacaactcgtgaagctttccccctgtaggtggggaccaggggcttgaacccaggaccttgtgcactataatgtgtgtgcttaaccaggtgcaccaccacctggcccccggtgGTTAACTTTTAAAGTTTACATGTTAAAATACATAtgcagggggccagacagtggcacatttAGTAGACCAGACATTTATAGTGTgaaaggaccaggttcaaaccattggtccatacctgcagaggaaaagcttcacaaatggtgagtacaggtatctctttccctctctccatctcaatctcaccatttcctcttaatttcactatatctttatccaataagtaattaaatatatatatattacatatataaacACACTATGTACTTCAAATACTACATAAATATCTAATGTAGAAAATAGTTAAGAAATCTAAGAacagggagttggggggtagcgcagtgggttaagagcacgtggcgcaaagcacaaggaccagcgtaggatcctggttcgagcccctggctccccacctgcaggggagtcgcttcacaggtggtgaagcaggtctgcaggtgtctgtctttctctccccctctgtcttcccctcctctctccatttctctctgtccttcctatccaacaacgatgacatcaataataactacaacaataaaacaacaagggcaacaaaagggaataaataaataatttaaaaaaaaaagaatctgacagcgggttaagtgcaggtggcgcaaagcacaaggaccggcataaagatctcggtttgaaccccggctccccaccagcaggggagtcgcttcacaggcggtgaagcaggtctgcaggtgtctttctctcctcctctctgtcttcccctcccctctccatttctctctgtcctatccaacaacgacaacaacaataactacaacaataaaacaacaagggcaacaaaagggaataaataaaaaaaaaaaaaaaaaaaaacttaagacccCGTCCTGCCGTCTAGTTTCGCCGACCCGCGCGCGACCTAGCGACCCGCGGACCGACGAACCGGTTCGGTTCTCGCCTGCGCCATGTCTGGCTCCTCCAGTGTCGCGGCTATGAGGAAGGTGGTTCAGCAGCTCCGGCTGGAAGCCGGGCTGAACCGCGTGAAGGTTTCCCAAGCAGCTGCAGACTTAAAACAGTTCTGTCTGCAGAATGCTCAGCATGACCCCTTGCTGACTGGAGTGTCTTCAAGTACGAATCCCTTCAGACCTCAGAAAGTCTGTTCCTTTTTGTAGTAAAACACATCTTTGGAAGGTTTTCTGATCCTACTTTTCATGACCCAGTCAATATTCAAAAGGAGCTAAAGTGGAAGCCTCTATAGCTTATCCCTATAACAAGTGCCATACTATGTAAACTTCTGTCAGTTCTTAACATCTACCTCTCTGAATTTTCATGGATTTCTATTTCACAAGGGTAATTATTTTATATAGACTGGTGGCAgacacaataaaatacttagtataaaaaaaaaaacttaaaaaaaaaagaatctgaaaacagcaaagcaaaaaaaaaaaaaaaaagaatctgttgtGCCATAGATGTCACTTTCTCCCCAGTcctcttttattattactattcattatttaaaaaatatattttattgtcttATATGAGAGAATttcatagaagagagagagaagccagatcaCACTGTGGTACATGCAGTCTGGGGACTAAACTAGGAACCTCAGGTAtatgagtccagtgctctacaaACATTAACCATCCCTCTAATTGttccttctgttattttttttaagttttttttttaatatttattttctcttttgttgcccttgttgttttattgttgtagttattattgttgttcttgatgtcatcgttgttggttggataggacaaagagaaatggaaagaggaggggaagacagagagggggagagaaagatagacacctgcagaactgcttcaccgcctgtgaagcgactcccctgcaggtggggagccgggggctcgaactggatcctttcgcctgttcttgtgctttgcgccacgtgcgcttaacccactgcgctaccgcccgactcccccttctgttatttttttatctttgtcaGGATCTTTCTGGTTCTAGGCAATGACCTGTGGCATGGCAAGACTGGCTAATAGGAGCTCTTTGGAGACCATCTTGGGATGACTTACCAATATTAACTGAATCTTCCCAGTCTTCCAGTACTTCTGTAACAATGAGCACATAGACATATGTTCTATGTTTCCTCTCTTGGTTCTGAAGAGCAAAGAGAAAGTGTCAGAAGTTTTTCTTTTGAGAGCTATGAAGCACACTGATATGTATATCTCCAGAAGAAAGCTTAGAAATAAagattcctttgtttttcttggcACTGGGGCTTTGCAACTGTACAAGTTTACTGCTCATAATAGacccattaaattttttttgagataaagagaagagatgaagagatgtcaccacttgtgaaacctcccgatagtgcatggtgctcccatatggtgctggaggtttgaaccctttgaacccaaatccttgcatatATTTTACCATCTTGGctctatctgtctcttttcatGTCCATAATAACAAAGTCTCAACATTATAACATATATGAAAAAACCCagagagaaacaggcttggaTCTCTGATAAGGAAGGAAAAATTCATCATCTAGGCAGTGAAGATTCAGAAACTCAGACACCGTAAGAACAGAGCAGTTTTTAGTTATCCCTCCCCACTCCTGTGGCTTGGCCCTGCTCTCACTGCTCAGCCTGGGGTGGGCCCCACTCCTCCTGCCACTTGGCTCTGCTCCATGCTCTGTGGTACTAGCTTCCTAGACTTCATGGCTTCACTTCCCACCATACCAGCCCTATTTACATGACAATAAACCACAGCTAAGAAGAAATCCATATAATATAGAACTTTAATCAGTTAAGCAGGGGGTAGGCTGAAAGCTATAAACCTTGTGCGAAGTTTAAGCTTGAAATCAGCCATTTTGGAACTCAGTTTCTATAGCAATAGACCTTACGTGGACCCAGGAAAAAGAGTTCTATTTCCTGCTCATAGCCTAACATAATCTCTTCTccatccctcctctccccagtctATGATACACCTGCAATCTCAAATTTCTGATTCTGTGGAACTACAGTGCTTTAGAACCAGCCAAGTATTAGTGACTGAAAATCCCTGGTCACTTCCAAGCTTATTCAAACATAGGCCCCTGAGCCAGGTTCTCACTGGGTAATCAAACATAATGAACCTCAAGACAGCAGCATGAAGAAAGCCTCAAATTAGACAGAGCTACATAAAGTTCCTAAAAAGGACTTCAAAGTTACAGTTATAAGGATGCTCATCAAAATCAAGTTCTACAAAAGAAAACTTTAATGAAGTCAGAGGATTTATGAAAGTatgaaataagtaataataaaaatcagagcAATAAAGAGTACAGATGCTGaaatttaaaatacacacacacacacacacacacacacacacatacacacagtagagaggaacaaaaatagaaagaaagaaagcaacacacacacacacacacacacacatacacacagtagagaggaacaaaaatagaaagaaagaaagcaacacacacacacacacacagtagagaggaacaaaaatagaaagaaagaaagcaaaggtcAATGGGGTGACCCAGAAGATAATGTAGAGAAAGCAACCCTCTCCTGCTAAGCCAACTAACaaagagaaacatgaaaaaaataataaaacaaaaagcaaataagaaaattatagagtggggctgggtggtagcatacatgGTTGGTGcagatgttacagtgcgcaaggacctgggttcaggccactGTTcttaacctgcaggggggaagctttgcaagtggtgaagcaggtctgcaggtatctctctgtctccccccgcccgtttctagctgtctctactcaataaagataatacaaaaaataaagttatagaGCAGTAACAATAAACATTTGTGTCACAAGCATGCCatatggagaagagagaaagtgagattaTTTAAAGAAATGTTAGGGACCTGGAGATAGCTTACTCAGTAGAGCATATATACCTTACCATAtgcagacctgggtttaagctacCAGTGCCCTGTGGGAACACCATAAATGATAAGAACTAcggtgtctctcctctgcctctccctctctatctctttctgtcttaaacttacttgtttttttgttgttgccatggTTTCACCACTCAGAGCTAACTTTtttcaggaagagagacagacagaaggacaaaaaaacagcaaggaagcttcctctagtgtggtcAGACAGGTGAACCTGAACCTGGTTCAAGCACATGatgaagcaggtacactatccatgtGACCTATCTATCTCAAAGGTCATtctatcttaaatttaaaaaggaagaaaaagtctgctgggagtgatggaatCTTGCAGGTATAAAGCTTCacccacgagagagagagagacagagacagagacagacagggagagaaagggctgaggagacaggatAGTgatttatgcaaagactttcatgcctggagcttcaaagtcccaggtttaatccttcataccaccataatccagagatggctggtaaaaagaaaaaaaaaaaaaaaaaaagatgttcaacaatttgttcggctttgtatgttaactctcttttcagccaccaggttctggatgccagcatgatgctgaccagacttccctggactgacgaccccaccaatgtgtcctggagctccgcttccccagagccccaccctactagggaaagagagaggcaggctgggagtatggaccgaccagtcaatgcccatgttcagcggggaagcaattacagaagcaccttctgcaacccacaatgatcctgggtccatactcccagagggacagagaatgggaaagctatcaggggaggggatgggatatggagactgggtggtgggaattgtgtggagttgtaccccttctatccaacggttttgttaatgtctcctttcttaaataaataaattaaaaaagaaaagaaaagaaaagaaaaaaaaatgagagaaaaaaaagagagaaagaaacaagtaaCAAAATGAAAAACCCTGGGAATTCCCCAAATAGGTCCTCATACTCACAAAGCTGTAAgagcttaaaaaattaaatctgggcaggggagagagcataatggttatgcaaacagactctcatgcctgagtctcctaaatcccaggttcaatctcccacaccaccagaagccagagctgagcagtgctcaggtgtttctctctgtgtgtgtctctctacatctctctcaaaaataaaattaataataaaaaaattaaatccaaaCCTATGCTCACTGAGACATATAATAATTAGAACAACAGGGTGgaagtatagcataatggttatgcaaagagactttcatgcctgaggctctcaagtcccaggttcaatcccccacaccgacataagccagagctgagcagtgctctggtaaaaaaagattaGAACAACAATGGTCAAAGGTAAAGACaggattattctttctttttctttttttttagttatagcATTGTTCAGCTTTGATTTGTAAAGGTGGCATTGGAGATGGTACTGgaaagtgaacctgggacctcagcctcgggcactaaagtttcttttttttttttccttctaagatttcatttatttatttatttttaatatttatttattttccctcttgttgcccttgttttattgttgtagttattgatgccatcgttgttggataggacagacagaaatggagagaggaggggaagacagaaagagggagagaaagacagcttgtgaagcaactcccctacaggtggggagcgggggggctcaaactgggt encodes the following:
- the LOC132538076 gene encoding guanine nucleotide-binding protein G(I)/G(S)/G(O) subunit gamma-5, coding for MSGSSSVAAMRKVVQQLRLEAGLNRVKVSQAAADLKQFCLQNAQHDPLLTGVSSSTNPFRPQKVCSFL